In a single window of the Megalobrama amblycephala isolate DHTTF-2021 linkage group LG3, ASM1881202v1, whole genome shotgun sequence genome:
- the LOC125265786 gene encoding formin-like protein 5 isoform X1 translates to MTARVFCLLSALLLCLSACLSTTDAVVVAAKPGECPSKISGVRKCGELCSCDHDCPNNEKCCSNGCGHQCMPPYSVKPAAEPPKPPVKPAAEPPKPPVKPAAEPPKPPVKPAAEPPKPPVKPAAEPPKPPVKPAAEPPKPPVKPAAEPPKPPVKPAAEPPKPPVKPAAEPPMPPVKPAAEPPKPPVKPAAEPPMPPVKPAAEPPIPPVCGGSCPQAPHQGGGVDGRGRGHGGKGRGRGGKKRGQGGKRRGHGGHGQGHKHDCDGTEGQCDGKCQS, encoded by the exons ATGACAGCTCGAGTGTTCTGCTTATTGAGTGCTCTTTTGTTGTGTCTGTCTGCATGTTTGAGTACAACAGATGCTGTAGTCGTAGCAG CAAAGCCAGGAGAGTGTCCAAGCAAAATATCTGGAGTGAGAAAGTGTGGCGAGTTGTGTTCGTGTGACCATGACTGTCCAAACAATGAGAAATGCTGCAGCAATGGATGTGGACATCAGTGTATGCCTCCATATTCAG TGAAGCCTGCCGCCGAGCCTCCCAAGCCCCCGGTGAAGCCTGCCGCCGAGCCTCCCAAGCCCCCGGTGAAGCCTGCCGCAGAGCCTCCCAAGCCCCCGGTGAAGCCTGCCGCAGAGCCTCCCAAGCCCCCGGTGAAGCCTGCCGCAGAGCCTCCCAAGCCCCCGGTGAAGCCTGCCGCAGAGCCTCCCAAGCCCCCGGTGAAGCCTGCCGCAGAGCCTCCCAAGCCCCCGGTGAAGCCTGCCGCCGAGCCTCCCAAGCCCCCGGTGAAGCCTGCCGCCGAGCCTCCCATGCCTCCGGTGAAGCCTGCCGCCGAGCCGCCCAAGCCTCCGGTGAAGCCTGCCGCCGAGCCGCCCATGCCGCCGGTGAAGCCTGCTGCCGAGCCGCCCATTCCTCCAGTGTGTGGCGGAAGCTGTCCTCAAGCTCCCCATCAAGGTGGTGGTGTGGACGGAAGAGGACGAGGTCACGGCGGAAAAGGACGAGGCCGTGGCGGAAAAAAACGAGGCCAAGGCGGAAAAAGACGAGGCCACGGCGGACATGGGCAAGGCCATAAACACGACTGTGATGGGACTGAGGGACAATGTGATGGCAAATGTCAGTCgtag
- the LOC125264083 gene encoding non-classical arabinogalactan protein 31-like yields MPPYSVKPAAEPPKPPVKPAAEPPKPPVKPAAEPPKPPVKPAAEPPKPPVKPAAEPPKPPVKPAADPPKPPVKPAAEPPKPPVKPAAEPPKPPVKPAAEPPIPPVCGGSCPQTPHQGGGHGGKKRGHGGKKTRPRRKKNEATAEKNEATADMGKAINTTVMGLRDNVMANVSRSVLFYHQINLYSMSSCFI; encoded by the exons ATGCCTCCATATTCAG TGAAGCCTGCCGCCGAGCCTCCCAAGCCTCCAGTGAAGCCTGCTGCTGAGCCGCCCAAGCCTCCAGTGAAGCCTGCCGCCGAGCCGCCCAAGCCTCCGGTGAAGCCTGCCGCCGAGCCGCCCAAGCCTCCGGTGAAGCCTGCCGCCGAGCCGCCCAAGCCTCCGGTGAAGCCTGCCGCCGATCCGCCCAAGCCTCCGGTGAAGCCTGCCGCCGAGCCGCCCAAGCCTCCGGTGAAGCCTGCCGCCGAGCCGCCCAAGCCTCCGGTGAAGCCTGCTGCCGAGCCGCCCATTCCTCCAGTGTGTGGCGGAAGCTGTCCTCAAACTCCCCATCAAGGTGGAGGCCACGGTGGAAAAAAACGAGGCCACGGCGGGAAAAAAACGAGGCCACGGCGGAAAAAAAACGAGGCCACGGCGGAAAAAAACGAGGCCACGGCGGACATGGGCAAGGCCATAAACACGACTGTGATGGGACTGAGGGACAATGTGATGGCAAATGTCAGTCgtagtgttttgttttatcaCCAAATAAATCTTTATTCAATGTCTTCCTGCTTCatttga
- the LOC125265785 gene encoding formin-like protein 20 isoform X3, with protein sequence MTARVFCLLSALLLCLSACLSTTDAVVVAAKPGECPSKISGVRKCGELCSCDHDCPNNEKCCSNGCGHQCMPPYSVKPAAEPPKPPVKPAAEPPKPPVKPAAEPPKPPVKPAAEPPKPPVKPAAEPPKPPVKPAAEPPKPPVKPAAEPPKPPVKPAAEPPKPPVKPAAEPPMPPVKPAAEPPIPPVCGGSCPQTPHQGGGDDGRGRGHGGKKRGHGGKKRGHGGKKRGHGGKRRGHGGHGQGHKHDCDGTEGQCDGKCQS encoded by the exons ATGACAGCTCGAGTGTTCTGCTTATTGAGTGCTCTTTTGTTGTGTCTGTCTGCATGTTTGAGCACAACAGATGCTGTAGTCGTAGCAG CAAAGCCAGGAGAGTGTCCAAGCAAAATATCTGGAGTGAGAAAGTGTGGCGAGTTGTGTTCGTGTGACCATGACTGTCCGAACAATGAGAAATGCTGCAGCAATGGATGTGGACATCAGTGTATGCCTCCATATTCAG TGAAGCCTGCCGCCGAGCCTCCCAAGCCTCCAGTGAAGCCTGCCGCCGAGCCTCCCAAGCCTCCAGTGAAGCCTGCCGCCGAGCCGCCCAAGCCTCCAGTGAAGCCTGCCGCCGAGCCGCCCAAGCCTCCAGTGAAGCCTGCCGCCGAGCCGCCCAAGCCTCCAGTGAAGCCTGCCGCCGAGCCGCCCAAGCCTCCAGTGAAGCCTGCCGCCGAGCCGCCCAAGCCTCCAGTGAAGCCTGCCGCCGAGCCGCCCAAGCCTCCAGTGAAGCCTGCCGCCGAGCCGCCCATGCCTCCAGTGAAGCCTGCCGCCGAGCCGCCCATTCCTCCAGTGTGTGGCGGAAGCTGTCCTCAAACTCCCCATCAAGGTGGCGGTGACGACGGAAGAGGACGAGGCCACGGTGGAAAAAAACGAGGCCACGGTGGAAAAAAACGAGGCCACGGCGGAAAAAAACGAGGCCACGGCGGAAAAAGACGAGGCCACGGCGGACATGGGCAAGGCCATAAACACGACTGTGATGGGACTGAGGGACAATGTGATGGCAAATGTCAGTCgtag
- the LOC125265786 gene encoding protein TonB-like isoform X3 yields MTARVFCLLSALLLCLSACLSTTDAVVVAAKPGECPSKISGVRKCGELCSCDHDCPNNEKCCSNGCGHQCMPPYSVKPAAEPPKPPVKPAAEPPKPPVKPAAEPPKPPVKPAAEPPMPPVKPAAEPPKPPVKPAAEPPMPPVKPAAEPPIPPVCGGSCPQAPHQGGGVDGRGRGHGGKGRGRGGKKRGQGGKRRGHGGHGQGHKHDCDGTEGQCDGKCQS; encoded by the exons ATGACAGCTCGAGTGTTCTGCTTATTGAGTGCTCTTTTGTTGTGTCTGTCTGCATGTTTGAGTACAACAGATGCTGTAGTCGTAGCAG CAAAGCCAGGAGAGTGTCCAAGCAAAATATCTGGAGTGAGAAAGTGTGGCGAGTTGTGTTCGTGTGACCATGACTGTCCAAACAATGAGAAATGCTGCAGCAATGGATGTGGACATCAGTGTATGCCTCCATATTCAG TGAAGCCTGCCGCAGAGCCTCCCAAGCCCCCGGTGAAGCCTGCCGCAGAGCCTCCCAAGCCCCCGGTGAAGCCTGCCGCCGAGCCTCCCAAGCCCCCGGTGAAGCCTGCCGCCGAGCCTCCCATGCCTCCGGTGAAGCCTGCCGCCGAGCCGCCCAAGCCTCCGGTGAAGCCTGCCGCCGAGCCGCCCATGCCGCCGGTGAAGCCTGCTGCCGAGCCGCCCATTCCTCCAGTGTGTGGCGGAAGCTGTCCTCAAGCTCCCCATCAAGGTGGTGGTGTGGACGGAAGAGGACGAGGTCACGGCGGAAAAGGACGAGGCCGTGGCGGAAAAAAACGAGGCCAAGGCGGAAAAAGACGAGGCCACGGCGGACATGGGCAAGGCCATAAACACGACTGTGATGGGACTGAGGGACAATGTGATGGCAAATGTCAGTCgtag
- the LOC125265786 gene encoding formin-like protein 5 isoform X2 — protein sequence MTARVFCLLSALLLCLSACLSTTDAVVVAAKPGECPSKISGVRKCGELCSCDHDCPNNEKCCSNGCGHQCMPPYSVKPAAEPPKPPVKPAAEPPKPPVKPAAEPPKPPVKPAAEPPKPPVKPAAEPPKPPVKPAAEPPKPPVKPAAEPPKPPVKPAAEPPMPPVKPAAEPPKPPVKPAAEPPMPPVKPAAEPPIPPVCGGSCPQAPHQGGGVDGRGRGHGGKGRGRGGKKRGQGGKRRGHGGHGQGHKHDCDGTEGQCDGKCQS from the exons ATGACAGCTCGAGTGTTCTGCTTATTGAGTGCTCTTTTGTTGTGTCTGTCTGCATGTTTGAGTACAACAGATGCTGTAGTCGTAGCAG CAAAGCCAGGAGAGTGTCCAAGCAAAATATCTGGAGTGAGAAAGTGTGGCGAGTTGTGTTCGTGTGACCATGACTGTCCAAACAATGAGAAATGCTGCAGCAATGGATGTGGACATCAGTGTATGCCTCCATATTCAG TGAAGCCTGCCGCCGAGCCTCCCAAGCCCCCGGTGAAGCCTGCCGCAGAGCCTCCCAAGCCCCCGGTGAAGCCTGCCGCAGAGCCTCCCAAGCCCCCGGTGAAGCCTGCCGCAGAGCCTCCCAAGCCCCCGGTGAAGCCTGCCGCAGAGCCTCCCAAGCCCCCGGTGAAGCCTGCCGCAGAGCCTCCCAAGCCCCCGGTGAAGCCTGCCGCCGAGCCTCCCAAGCCCCCGGTGAAGCCTGCCGCCGAGCCTCCCATGCCTCCGGTGAAGCCTGCCGCCGAGCCGCCCAAGCCTCCGGTGAAGCCTGCCGCCGAGCCGCCCATGCCGCCGGTGAAGCCTGCTGCCGAGCCGCCCATTCCTCCAGTGTGTGGCGGAAGCTGTCCTCAAGCTCCCCATCAAGGTGGTGGTGTGGACGGAAGAGGACGAGGTCACGGCGGAAAAGGACGAGGCCGTGGCGGAAAAAAACGAGGCCAAGGCGGAAAAAGACGAGGCCACGGCGGACATGGGCAAGGCCATAAACACGACTGTGATGGGACTGAGGGACAATGTGATGGCAAATGTCAGTCgtag
- the LOC125265785 gene encoding formin-like protein 20 isoform X1 produces MTARVFCLLSALLLCLSACLSTTDAVVVAAKPGECPSKISGVRKCGELCSCDHDCPNNEKCCSNGCGHQCMPPYSVKPAAEPPKPPVKPAAEPPKPPVKPAAEPPKPPVKPAAEPPKPPVKPAAEPPKPPVKPAAEPPKPPVKPAAEPPKPPVKPAAEPPKPPVKPAAEPPKPPVKPAAEPPKPPVKPAAEPPMPPVKPAAEPPIPPVCGGSCPQTPHQGGGDDGRGRGHGGKKRGHGGKKRGHGGKKRGHGGKRRGHGGHGQGHKHDCDGTEGQCDGKCQS; encoded by the exons ATGACAGCTCGAGTGTTCTGCTTATTGAGTGCTCTTTTGTTGTGTCTGTCTGCATGTTTGAGCACAACAGATGCTGTAGTCGTAGCAG CAAAGCCAGGAGAGTGTCCAAGCAAAATATCTGGAGTGAGAAAGTGTGGCGAGTTGTGTTCGTGTGACCATGACTGTCCGAACAATGAGAAATGCTGCAGCAATGGATGTGGACATCAGTGTATGCCTCCATATTCAG TGAAGCCTGCCGCCGAGCCGCCCAAGCCTCCAGTGAAGCCTGCCGCCGAGCCGCCCAAGCCTCCAGTGAAGCCTGCCGCCGAGCCTCCCAAGCCTCCAGTGAAGCCTGCCGCCGAGCCTCCCAAGCCTCCAGTGAAGCCTGCCGCCGAGCCGCCCAAGCCTCCAGTGAAGCCTGCCGCCGAGCCGCCCAAGCCTCCAGTGAAGCCTGCCGCCGAGCCGCCCAAGCCTCCAGTGAAGCCTGCCGCCGAGCCGCCCAAGCCTCCAGTGAAGCCTGCCGCCGAGCCGCCCAAGCCTCCAGTGAAGCCTGCCGCCGAGCCGCCCAAGCCTCCAGTGAAGCCTGCCGCCGAGCCGCCCATGCCTCCAGTGAAGCCTGCCGCCGAGCCGCCCATTCCTCCAGTGTGTGGCGGAAGCTGTCCTCAAACTCCCCATCAAGGTGGCGGTGACGACGGAAGAGGACGAGGCCACGGTGGAAAAAAACGAGGCCACGGTGGAAAAAAACGAGGCCACGGCGGAAAAAAACGAGGCCACGGCGGAAAAAGACGAGGCCACGGCGGACATGGGCAAGGCCATAAACACGACTGTGATGGGACTGAGGGACAATGTGATGGCAAATGTCAGTCgtag
- the LOC125265785 gene encoding formin-like protein 20 isoform X2, whose amino-acid sequence MTARVFCLLSALLLCLSACLSTTDAVVVAAKPGECPSKISGVRKCGELCSCDHDCPNNEKCCSNGCGHQCMPPYSVKPAAEPPKPPVKPAAEPPKPPVKPAAEPPKPPVKPAAEPPKPPVKPAAEPPKPPVKPAAEPPKPPVKPAAEPPKPPVKPAAEPPKPPVKPAAEPPKPPVKPAAEPPMPPVKPAAEPPIPPVCGGSCPQTPHQGGGDDGRGRGHGGKKRGHGGKKRGHGGKKRGHGGKRRGHGGHGQGHKHDCDGTEGQCDGKCQS is encoded by the exons ATGACAGCTCGAGTGTTCTGCTTATTGAGTGCTCTTTTGTTGTGTCTGTCTGCATGTTTGAGCACAACAGATGCTGTAGTCGTAGCAG CAAAGCCAGGAGAGTGTCCAAGCAAAATATCTGGAGTGAGAAAGTGTGGCGAGTTGTGTTCGTGTGACCATGACTGTCCGAACAATGAGAAATGCTGCAGCAATGGATGTGGACATCAGTGTATGCCTCCATATTCAG TGAAGCCTGCCGCCGAGCCGCCCAAGCCTCCAGTGAAGCCTGCCGCCGAGCCTCCCAAGCCTCCAGTGAAGCCTGCCGCCGAGCCTCCCAAGCCTCCAGTGAAGCCTGCCGCCGAGCCGCCCAAGCCTCCAGTGAAGCCTGCCGCCGAGCCGCCCAAGCCTCCAGTGAAGCCTGCCGCCGAGCCGCCCAAGCCTCCAGTGAAGCCTGCCGCCGAGCCGCCCAAGCCTCCAGTGAAGCCTGCCGCCGAGCCGCCCAAGCCTCCAGTGAAGCCTGCCGCCGAGCCGCCCAAGCCTCCAGTGAAGCCTGCCGCCGAGCCGCCCATGCCTCCAGTGAAGCCTGCCGCCGAGCCGCCCATTCCTCCAGTGTGTGGCGGAAGCTGTCCTCAAACTCCCCATCAAGGTGGCGGTGACGACGGAAGAGGACGAGGCCACGGTGGAAAAAAACGAGGCCACGGTGGAAAAAAACGAGGCCACGGCGGAAAAAAACGAGGCCACGGCGGAAAAAGACGAGGCCACGGCGGACATGGGCAAGGCCATAAACACGACTGTGATGGGACTGAGGGACAATGTGATGGCAAATGTCAGTCgtag
- the LOC125265785 gene encoding formin-like protein 20 isoform X4: MTARVFCLLSALLLCLSACLSTTDAVVVAAKPGECPSKISGVRKCGELCSCDHDCPNNEKCCSNGCGHQCMPPYSVKPAAEPPKPPVKPAAEPPKPPVKPAAEPPKPPVKPAAEPPKPPVKPAAEPPKPPVKPAAEPPKPPVKPAAEPPMPPVKPAAEPPIPPVCGGSCPQTPHQGGGDDGRGRGHGGKKRGHGGKKRGHGGKKRGHGGKRRGHGGHGQGHKHDCDGTEGQCDGKCQS, translated from the exons ATGACAGCTCGAGTGTTCTGCTTATTGAGTGCTCTTTTGTTGTGTCTGTCTGCATGTTTGAGCACAACAGATGCTGTAGTCGTAGCAG CAAAGCCAGGAGAGTGTCCAAGCAAAATATCTGGAGTGAGAAAGTGTGGCGAGTTGTGTTCGTGTGACCATGACTGTCCGAACAATGAGAAATGCTGCAGCAATGGATGTGGACATCAGTGTATGCCTCCATATTCAG TGAAGCCTGCCGCCGAGCCGCCCAAGCCTCCAGTGAAGCCTGCCGCCGAGCCGCCCAAGCCTCCAGTGAAGCCTGCCGCCGAGCCGCCCAAGCCTCCAGTGAAGCCTGCCGCCGAGCCGCCCAAGCCTCCAGTGAAGCCTGCCGCCGAGCCGCCCAAGCCTCCAGTGAAGCCTGCCGCCGAGCCGCCCAAGCCTCCAGTGAAGCCTGCCGCCGAGCCGCCCATGCCTCCAGTGAAGCCTGCCGCCGAGCCGCCCATTCCTCCAGTGTGTGGCGGAAGCTGTCCTCAAACTCCCCATCAAGGTGGCGGTGACGACGGAAGAGGACGAGGCCACGGTGGAAAAAAACGAGGCCACGGTGGAAAAAAACGAGGCCACGGCGGAAAAAAACGAGGCCACGGCGGAAAAAGACGAGGCCACGGCGGACATGGGCAAGGCCATAAACACGACTGTGATGGGACTGAGGGACAATGTGATGGCAAATGTCAGTCgtag